The Styela clava chromosome 13, kaStyClav1.hap1.2, whole genome shotgun sequence genome has a window encoding:
- the LOC120332547 gene encoding uncharacterized protein LOC120332547 — MESFARLCLRNNKATLLLTRCQCRNFVSSPNVMTQLPKELGFVKFSAFANVPQQFRQISTDKSRLLTISNDQKEKENVNNNENEQIINEESLPHFRERHQQEKKATESGAGGMTPVSKDIAHPDIEEALGMHEGGYRLPHPVWSTEELESVRITHKPPVTRVDKLAYFTVSTLRKGFDLFSGYTWGKYRGTLHEKQWLKRIIFLETVAGVPGMVGAMVRHLDSLRKIKRDHGWIHTLLEEAENERMHLMTALRVAHPGILMRLTIALAQGMFVPSFSIAYLISPAFCHRFVGYLEEEAVKTYTTCLQAIDEGELKMWCRMKAPEIAIEYWKLPQDAMMRDVILAIRADEAHHRTVNHTLGSKKGDEKNPYKPGE, encoded by the exons ATGGAGTCTTTTGCACGGCTTTGTCTTCGAAACAATAAAGCAACATTATTATTAACAAGATGTCAATGTAGGAATTTTGTTTCATCTCCTAATGTTATGACACAGCTCCCGAAAGAATTGGGTTTTGTGAAG TTTTCCGCCTTCGCCAACGTGCCACAACAATTTCGTCAGATTTCAACTGACAAAAGCAGACTATTGACAATTTCCAATGATcagaaagaaaaagaaaacgttAATAACAATGAAAATGAACAAATCATAAATGAAGAATCTTTGCCTCACTTTCGAGAGCGTCACCAACAAGAAAAAAAGGCGACTGAAAGTGGTGCAGGAGGTATGACACCAGTCTCTAAAGATATTGCACATCCTGATATAGAGGAAGCATTAGGAATGCATGAGGGTGGATATAGACTTCCCCATCCAGTTTGGAGTACTGAAGAACTGGAGTCTGTTAGAATTACACATAAACCACCTGTTACA AGAGTTGACAAACTCGCATATTTCACTGTATCTACACTTAGAAAAggatttgatttattttctggATATACATGGGGAAAATACAGAGGAACACTACATGAAAAACAATGGCtaaaaagaataatatttttagagACAGTAGCAGGTGTTCCTG GTATGGTTGGTGCTATGGTGAGACACTTGGATTCTCTACGCAAGATTAAAAGAGATCATGGCTGGATTCACACTCTGTTAGAAGAAGCAGAAAATGAAAGAATGCATCTCATGACAGCATTACGTGTCGCTCATCCAGGAATTTTAATGCGATTGACTATTGCTCTCGCACAAG GTATGTTTGTGCCATCATTTTCTATTGCGTACCTGATATCTCCTGCATTTTGTCATCGATTCGTTGGTTATTTGGAAGAAGAAGCCGTTAAAACATATACCACATGTTTACAAGCTATTGATGAGGGTGAATTGAAAATGTGGTGCAGAATGAAAGCTCCAGAAATAGCTATTGAATATTGGAAGTTACCG CAAGATGCGATGATGAGAGACGTGATTCTTGCGATACGTGCTGATGAAGCTCATCATAGAACTGTCAACCATACTTTGGGTTCGAAGAAGGGGGATGAGAAGAATCCATACAAACCAGGAGAGTGA